From one Salinibacterium hongtaonis genomic stretch:
- a CDS encoding flagellin: MGMQINTNVAALNSYRNLSNTQNDLSKSLEKLSSGLRINRAADDAAGLSISEGLRSQVNGLNVAARNAQDGISVIQTAEGALTEVHSILQRMRDLAVQGGNDSNSPEARTAIETEAGELSKELYRITESTKFNGINLLKGAELTFQVGANGDANNAIAVTLANVATSVGTLASADGTAAGVGFDVDSNGVAQTTITAIDTAITAISTSRANLGAVQNRFESTINSLNVSAENLAAAESRIRDTDMASEMVNYTRANILSQAGTAMLAQANQSNQGVLQLLG; the protein is encoded by the coding sequence ATGGGTATGCAGATCAACACCAACGTCGCGGCACTCAACTCGTACCGCAACCTGTCCAACACGCAGAACGACCTGTCGAAGTCGCTGGAGAAGCTGTCCAGTGGTCTGCGTATCAACCGTGCAGCGGACGACGCGGCCGGCCTCTCGATCTCCGAGGGCCTGCGCTCGCAGGTCAACGGACTCAACGTTGCCGCTCGTAACGCCCAGGACGGCATCTCGGTCATCCAGACCGCAGAAGGCGCCCTGACCGAGGTTCACTCCATCCTCCAGCGTATGCGTGACCTCGCTGTTCAGGGTGGTAACGACTCGAACAGCCCCGAGGCTCGCACGGCGATCGAGACCGAGGCCGGAGAGCTCAGCAAGGAGCTCTACCGCATCACGGAGTCGACCAAGTTCAACGGCATCAACCTGCTCAAGGGTGCCGAGCTGACGTTCCAGGTGGGTGCCAACGGCGACGCCAACAACGCCATTGCCGTAACCCTCGCCAACGTTGCTACGTCGGTCGGAACGCTTGCGTCCGCTGACGGAACCGCCGCAGGTGTTGGTTTCGACGTTGACAGCAACGGCGTTGCACAGACGACCATCACCGCGATCGACACCGCGATCACGGCTATCTCCACCTCACGCGCCAACCTCGGTGCCGTGCAGAACCGCTTCGAGTCGACGATCAACTCGCTCAACGTCTCGGCGGAGAACCTTGCCGCTGCGGAGTCGCGTATCCGCGACACCGACATGGCAAGCGAGATGGTCAACTACACCCGCGCGAACATCCTGTCGCAGGCCGGCACCGCGATGCTTGCTCAGGCAAACCAGTCGAACCAGGGCGTTCTTCAGCTCCTCGGCTAA
- a CDS encoding sigma-70 family RNA polymerase sigma factor — translation MLVNLTARNTLVVDNLPLVGYLVSELCARATHLSRDDLASAGALGLISAAESFKPELGIPFGAFARKRITGAFADELRAGDWASRGTRKRIKQTMAIEEQLMATLGRAPSVEEIAAALGVDRASAQEAMADAGRTMSTLDEITAELLVSESQQPEDTVLEAERTGFLHSAVDALPEKMRHIVTAIYFDDKTVKEIAEEMGITHSAVSQQRSEAIRLLRDGMNTHFSDDDIERAPESRISAASRSAYLARLAGQATSGMSRMSTAGTALDRTIAS, via the coding sequence ATGCTGGTGAATCTCACTGCGCGCAACACACTGGTGGTCGATAATCTGCCACTCGTGGGATATCTGGTTTCTGAGCTCTGCGCTCGGGCCACCCACCTTTCGCGGGACGACCTTGCCTCGGCGGGCGCACTCGGCCTGATCTCGGCCGCCGAGTCGTTCAAGCCCGAGCTGGGCATTCCCTTTGGCGCGTTCGCTCGCAAGCGCATCACCGGCGCCTTCGCCGACGAGCTCCGCGCGGGCGACTGGGCAAGCCGCGGTACCCGCAAGCGCATTAAGCAGACGATGGCGATCGAAGAGCAGCTCATGGCTACCCTCGGCCGCGCTCCCTCTGTTGAGGAGATCGCCGCAGCGCTCGGCGTCGACCGCGCTTCAGCCCAGGAGGCCATGGCGGATGCCGGCCGCACCATGAGCACGCTCGACGAGATCACCGCCGAACTGCTTGTCTCTGAATCGCAGCAGCCAGAAGACACTGTGCTCGAAGCGGAGCGCACCGGATTCCTGCACTCCGCCGTCGACGCGCTGCCCGAGAAGATGCGCCATATCGTCACGGCGATCTACTTTGACGACAAAACCGTCAAGGAGATCGCAGAAGAGATGGGGATCACCCACTCGGCCGTCTCCCAGCAGCGTTCGGAGGCCATCCGCCTGCTGCGCGACGGCATGAACACCCATTTCTCCGACGACGACATCGAACGCGCGCCGGAATCGCGCATCTCTGCCGCGAGTCGCAGCGCCTACCTCGCCCGCCTCGCCGGCCAGGCCACGAGCGGCATGAGCCGAATGTCAACCGCGGGAACGGCGCTCGACCGAACCATCGCATCCTGA
- the flgN gene encoding flagellar export chaperone FlgN, with amino-acid sequence MGANDVSATLWRERELLELLLFKLEEEQLLLTAGKTRWLQHATREVEQVLERLRPLNLTRTVEVSALAEEWGAPGEATLRDLINHAPEGPWSEIFSNHLTAMTELTGQIAQLRDSNEQFLRSALRSTQETIAGIGNDPGTYDASGQANDSGTGARLIDERL; translated from the coding sequence GTGGGAGCCAACGACGTGTCCGCCACCCTGTGGCGAGAACGCGAGCTCCTTGAGCTCCTGCTCTTCAAGCTAGAAGAAGAACAGCTCCTTCTCACTGCGGGCAAAACCCGCTGGCTCCAGCACGCAACCCGCGAGGTCGAGCAGGTGCTCGAACGGCTTCGACCCCTCAACCTCACCCGCACGGTCGAGGTTTCTGCCCTCGCAGAAGAATGGGGCGCGCCAGGCGAAGCGACGCTGCGCGACCTCATCAACCACGCTCCAGAAGGCCCCTGGTCAGAGATCTTCTCGAACCACCTCACCGCAATGACCGAGCTCACAGGCCAGATCGCCCAGCTTCGCGACTCGAACGAGCAGTTTCTGCGGTCGGCCCTTCGCTCAACGCAAGAGACCATTGCGGGGATCGGCAACGATCCCGGCACCTACGACGCCTCCGGCCAGGCCAACGACTCTGGCACCGGGGCCCGACTCATCGACGAAAGACTCTAG